A window of the Oryza brachyantha chromosome 5, ObraRS2, whole genome shotgun sequence genome harbors these coding sequences:
- the LOC102707961 gene encoding WPP domain-interacting tail-anchored protein 1-like isoform X1: MEVFQGGSKGVMDVQNSIDDYYSQENVRCHGNGMNIEGSNMDILTRVELEVPFASEKLLNLEMLVMEIARMATDFEPPILEDESVSSETAKSAFELDILYGIRDAEVRELDEMITSLQNDIQNVEHKVYEDESGGKIKAKLDAAMVSLNQMKDLISDIRKESAKFEKAIEFSRDEEGITEDSGYENGIMSSHTSMQTESQRRNVLHMLEQSIASELDLEKKLSESRFIIEELKMKLHHHDQEKYFLEESIESLCGRAYAAENASEILFGTSKELVDRISNIQFQLSASRFREDDMKSKLKESLIRLSLLQEESQQSGATETAYSLTHPSPEFLSLQDKVKDLKKQLSESDSQLELAKASAQAFQEEQNVLHSKISTLENTIKSLKDDVSRAESRAQNAEVRCMQLTEANVELNGELSSLKSHDSDKASLLERKLKESNTQLEHAKASVDAIVEQQSMLRSTMSDMENMIDDLKGKVLKAETRAQNAESKCTSLTDTNLELSEELSFLRGRVESLENSLHEANHVKMSTVKDIGMRTKVITDLVTKLALERERLHHQISLLTKKNKILAQKSKGSVKDGTPLSKNVTGKDAELHSTKLAQEIVPDFSSSQTKVQKSVDPINEEDKTSSSEDDNSAGEGIPEAVRTIQPSVLNWKYITLALLILLVAVFIYLPLPEESSLV, encoded by the exons ATGGAAGTATTTCAAG GAGGCTCAAAGGGAGTTATGGATGTCCAGAACAGTATAGATGATTACTATTCTCAAGAAAATGTGCGGTGTCATGGAAATGGGATGAATATAGAAGGAAGCAATATGGATATTCTTACTAGAGTGGAACTTGAGGTTCCATTTGCCTCTGAGAAATTACTAAATTTGGAGATGTTGGTGATGGAGATAGCTCGCATGGCTACTGATTTTGAGCCTCCTATATTGGAAGATGAATCTGTTTCTTCCGAGACTGCCAAGAGTGCTTTTGAATTAGACATCCTATATGGTATTCGAGATGCAGAAGTCAGGGAGTTGGATGAAATGATCACTTCTCTTCAAAATGATATTCAAAATGTCGAGCACAAGGTTTATGAAGATGAATCTGGAGGCAAGATTAAAGCTAAGTTGGATGCTGCTATGGTGTCTTTAAACCAGATGAAGGATTTAATTTCTGATATCAGAAAAGAGTCGGCCAAGTTTGAGAAAGCCATAGAGTTTTCCCGTGACGAAGAAG GAATTACTGAAGACAGTGGGTATGAAAATGGCATTATGTCTTCCCACACTAGTATGCAGACAGAGAGTCAACGAAGAAATGTTTTGCACATGTTAGAACAATCGATAGCAAGTGAGCTCGATCTTGAAAAAAAGCTTTCTGAATCAAGATTTATCATAGAAGAACTCAAAATGAAACTCCATCATCATGATcaggaaaaatatttcctaGAGGAATCTATTGAATCATTGTGTGGAAGAGCGTATGCAGCAGAAAATGCTTCTGAGATACTCTTCGGAACATCAAAGGAACTCGTGGATAGAATTAGTAACATACAGTTCCAACTAAGTGCATCAAGATTCAGGGAGGATGATATGAAGTCGAAGTTAAAAGAAAGCTTGATAAGACTATCTTTGTTACAAGAAGAGAGTCAACAGAGTGGAGCTACAGAAACTGCTTACAGTCTCACGCATCCAAGTCCTGAATTCTTGTCCTTGCAGGACAAGGTTAAGGATCTCAAAAAACAGTTGAGCGAATCTGATTCACAGTTGGAATTGGCAAAGGCATCAGCACAAGCTTTTCAGGAAGAGCAGAATGTGCTGCATTCCAAGATAAGCACATTAGAAAACACTATTAAGAGTCTCAAAGATGATGTCTCAAGAGCAGAAAGTAGAGCACAGAATGCTGAAGTAAGGTGTATGCAGCTAACTGAAGCTAATGTAGAACTTAATGGGGAGCTAAGTTCTCTTAAAAGTCATGATTCAGACAAGGCCAGCCTTTTAGAGAGGAAACTTAAGGAGTCAAATACCCAATTAGAGCATGCAAAGGCATCTGTTGATGCCATTGTTGAACAGCAGAGTATGCTGAGATCTACAATGTCagatatggaaaatatgattGACGATCTGAAGGGAAAGGTTTTAAAAGCTGAAACGAGGGCACAAAATGCTGAATCAAAATGTACATCGTTAACAGACACTAATTTAGAACTTAGCGAGGAATTATCATTTTTGAGAGGTCGAGTAGAAAGTCTAGAGAACTCATTACATGAAGCCAACCATGTTAAGATGTCTACTGTCAAGGACATTGGTATGAGAACCAAAGTCATTACTGACTTGGTCACAAAACTTGCATTGGAAAGAGAGCGACTTCATCATCAG ATTTCTTTGTTAACAAAGAAGAACAAGATATTAGCTCAGAAGAGCAAAGGAAGTGTTAAAGATGGTACACCGTTGAGCAAAAATGTTACTGGCAAAGATGCTGAGCTTCATTCTACTAAATTAGCTCAAGAAATAGTTCCTGATTTTTCATCATCACAGACTAAG GTTCAGAAATCTGTAGATCCTATTAATGAGGAAGATAAGACAAGCTCTTCAGAGGATGACAACTCTGCTGGGGAAGGCATTCCTGAGGCAGTGCGGACCATACAGCCGTCAGTGCTGAACTGGAAGTACATCACCTTGGCACTCCTGATCTTGTTGGTCGCTGTCTTCATATACCTGCCACTCCCAGAAGAAAGCAGCCTCGTGTGA
- the LOC102707961 gene encoding WPP domain-interacting tail-anchored protein 1-like isoform X2 has translation MDVQNSIDDYYSQENVRCHGNGMNIEGSNMDILTRVELEVPFASEKLLNLEMLVMEIARMATDFEPPILEDESVSSETAKSAFELDILYGIRDAEVRELDEMITSLQNDIQNVEHKVYEDESGGKIKAKLDAAMVSLNQMKDLISDIRKESAKFEKAIEFSRDEEGITEDSGYENGIMSSHTSMQTESQRRNVLHMLEQSIASELDLEKKLSESRFIIEELKMKLHHHDQEKYFLEESIESLCGRAYAAENASEILFGTSKELVDRISNIQFQLSASRFREDDMKSKLKESLIRLSLLQEESQQSGATETAYSLTHPSPEFLSLQDKVKDLKKQLSESDSQLELAKASAQAFQEEQNVLHSKISTLENTIKSLKDDVSRAESRAQNAEVRCMQLTEANVELNGELSSLKSHDSDKASLLERKLKESNTQLEHAKASVDAIVEQQSMLRSTMSDMENMIDDLKGKVLKAETRAQNAESKCTSLTDTNLELSEELSFLRGRVESLENSLHEANHVKMSTVKDIGMRTKVITDLVTKLALERERLHHQISLLTKKNKILAQKSKGSVKDGTPLSKNVTGKDAELHSTKLAQEIVPDFSSSQTKVQKSVDPINEEDKTSSSEDDNSAGEGIPEAVRTIQPSVLNWKYITLALLILLVAVFIYLPLPEESSLV, from the exons ATGGATGTCCAGAACAGTATAGATGATTACTATTCTCAAGAAAATGTGCGGTGTCATGGAAATGGGATGAATATAGAAGGAAGCAATATGGATATTCTTACTAGAGTGGAACTTGAGGTTCCATTTGCCTCTGAGAAATTACTAAATTTGGAGATGTTGGTGATGGAGATAGCTCGCATGGCTACTGATTTTGAGCCTCCTATATTGGAAGATGAATCTGTTTCTTCCGAGACTGCCAAGAGTGCTTTTGAATTAGACATCCTATATGGTATTCGAGATGCAGAAGTCAGGGAGTTGGATGAAATGATCACTTCTCTTCAAAATGATATTCAAAATGTCGAGCACAAGGTTTATGAAGATGAATCTGGAGGCAAGATTAAAGCTAAGTTGGATGCTGCTATGGTGTCTTTAAACCAGATGAAGGATTTAATTTCTGATATCAGAAAAGAGTCGGCCAAGTTTGAGAAAGCCATAGAGTTTTCCCGTGACGAAGAAG GAATTACTGAAGACAGTGGGTATGAAAATGGCATTATGTCTTCCCACACTAGTATGCAGACAGAGAGTCAACGAAGAAATGTTTTGCACATGTTAGAACAATCGATAGCAAGTGAGCTCGATCTTGAAAAAAAGCTTTCTGAATCAAGATTTATCATAGAAGAACTCAAAATGAAACTCCATCATCATGATcaggaaaaatatttcctaGAGGAATCTATTGAATCATTGTGTGGAAGAGCGTATGCAGCAGAAAATGCTTCTGAGATACTCTTCGGAACATCAAAGGAACTCGTGGATAGAATTAGTAACATACAGTTCCAACTAAGTGCATCAAGATTCAGGGAGGATGATATGAAGTCGAAGTTAAAAGAAAGCTTGATAAGACTATCTTTGTTACAAGAAGAGAGTCAACAGAGTGGAGCTACAGAAACTGCTTACAGTCTCACGCATCCAAGTCCTGAATTCTTGTCCTTGCAGGACAAGGTTAAGGATCTCAAAAAACAGTTGAGCGAATCTGATTCACAGTTGGAATTGGCAAAGGCATCAGCACAAGCTTTTCAGGAAGAGCAGAATGTGCTGCATTCCAAGATAAGCACATTAGAAAACACTATTAAGAGTCTCAAAGATGATGTCTCAAGAGCAGAAAGTAGAGCACAGAATGCTGAAGTAAGGTGTATGCAGCTAACTGAAGCTAATGTAGAACTTAATGGGGAGCTAAGTTCTCTTAAAAGTCATGATTCAGACAAGGCCAGCCTTTTAGAGAGGAAACTTAAGGAGTCAAATACCCAATTAGAGCATGCAAAGGCATCTGTTGATGCCATTGTTGAACAGCAGAGTATGCTGAGATCTACAATGTCagatatggaaaatatgattGACGATCTGAAGGGAAAGGTTTTAAAAGCTGAAACGAGGGCACAAAATGCTGAATCAAAATGTACATCGTTAACAGACACTAATTTAGAACTTAGCGAGGAATTATCATTTTTGAGAGGTCGAGTAGAAAGTCTAGAGAACTCATTACATGAAGCCAACCATGTTAAGATGTCTACTGTCAAGGACATTGGTATGAGAACCAAAGTCATTACTGACTTGGTCACAAAACTTGCATTGGAAAGAGAGCGACTTCATCATCAG ATTTCTTTGTTAACAAAGAAGAACAAGATATTAGCTCAGAAGAGCAAAGGAAGTGTTAAAGATGGTACACCGTTGAGCAAAAATGTTACTGGCAAAGATGCTGAGCTTCATTCTACTAAATTAGCTCAAGAAATAGTTCCTGATTTTTCATCATCACAGACTAAG GTTCAGAAATCTGTAGATCCTATTAATGAGGAAGATAAGACAAGCTCTTCAGAGGATGACAACTCTGCTGGGGAAGGCATTCCTGAGGCAGTGCGGACCATACAGCCGTCAGTGCTGAACTGGAAGTACATCACCTTGGCACTCCTGATCTTGTTGGTCGCTGTCTTCATATACCTGCCACTCCCAGAAGAAAGCAGCCTCGTGTGA
- the LOC121054471 gene encoding triose phosphate/phosphate translocator TPT, chloroplastic-like isoform X1, with amino-acid sequence MAAARTLLATVSGGAAVAGPRRLRSRGSQSTSLGVGGAHLACRRQLLLGSFSAAALSSLPSRRLRRTPVASASSDSTGEAKPVGFAERYPALVTGFFFFMWYFLNVIFNILNKKIFDYFPYPYFVSVSHLSVGVLYCLVGWTFGLPKRAPINSTVLKLLFPVAVCHAIGHVTSTVSFAAVAVSFAHTIKALEPFFNAAASQFILGQQVPLTLWFSLVPVVIGVSMASLTELSFNWTGFINAMISNISFTLRSVYSKKAMTDMDSTNLYAYISIIALLVCIPPAIIIEGPQLVQHGFKDAIAKVGLTKLVSNLLVVGLFYHLYNQVATNTLERVTPLTHAVGNVLKRVFVIGFSIIVFGNRITTQTGIGTCIAIAGVALYSFIKAKIEEEKTKMKSA; translated from the exons ATGGCGGCGGCCAGGACCCTCCTGGCCACcgtcagcggcggcgccgcggtcGCCGGCCCTCGACGGTTGCGCTCCCGAGGGTCCCAGTCGACGtcgctcggcgtcggcggcgcccacCTCGCCTGCCGGAGGCAGCTCCTCCTCGGTTCCTTCTCCGCTGCCGCCTTGTCTTCCCTGCCGAGTAGGCGGCTCCGCCGCACGCcggtcgcctccgcctcgtcggACTCCACCGG GGAAGCAAAGCCTGTGGGATTTGCAGAGAGATACCCTGCTCTTGTGActggtttctttttcttcatgtG GTATTTTCTGAACGTGATATTTAACATCCTTAACAAGAAGATCTTCGACTACTTCCCCTATCCATA TTTTGTGTCGGTGAGCCATCTTTCGGTAGGAGTCTTGTACTGCCTTGTTGGCTGGACTTTTGGTCTCCCAAAGCGCGCG CCGATCAACTCAACGGTTCTGAAGCTGCTATTCCCAGTTGCTGTTTGCCATGCTATTGGTCATGTAACAAGCACCGTGTCCTTTGCCGCTGTGGCTGTCTCATTTGCCCACACCATTAAGG CTCTTGAACCATTTTTCAATGCGGCTGCTTCACAGTTTATCCTTGGCCAGCAAGTTCCGTTGACGCTGTGGTTCTCTCTTGTTCCAGTTGTGATCG GTGTTTCAATGGCATCTCTCACTGAACTTTCATTCAATTGGACTGGTTTCATTAATGCCATGATTTCTAATATCTCCTTCACCTTACGGAGCGTTTACTCCAAGAAGGCTATG ACTGACATGGATAGCACTAACCTGTATGCCTACATCTCAATAATTGCTCTCCTTGTCTGCATTCCTCCTGCAATTATT ATTGAAGGACCTCAGCTAGTGCAGCATGGATTCAAAGATGCAATTGCTAAAGTTGGACTAACAAAGTTGGTTTCTAATCTCCTAGTGGTTGGCTTGTTCTATCACCTTTATAACCAG GTTGCTACAAACACATTGGAACGGGTGACCCCTCTAACACATGCTGTTGGCAATGTGTTAAAACGTGTCTTCGTCATTGGCTTCTCAATCATCGTTTTTG GCAACAGGATTACCACACAAACAGGAATTGGCACTTGTATTGCAATAGCTGGTGTTGCACTCTATTCTTTTATCAAGGCTAAGATTGAAGAGGAGAAAACG AAAATGAAGAGTGCATAA
- the LOC121054471 gene encoding triose phosphate/phosphate translocator TPT, chloroplastic-like isoform X2 — protein sequence MAAARTLLATVSGGAAVAGPRRLRSRGSQSTSLGVGGAHLACRRQLLLGSFSAAALSSLPSRRLRRTPVASASSDSTGEAKPVGFAERYPALVTGFFFFMWYFLNVIFNILNKKIFDYFPYPYFVSVSHLSVGVLYCLVGWTFGLPKRAPINSTVLKLLFPVAVCHAIGHVTSTVSFAAVAVSFAHTIKALEPFFNAAASQFILGQQVPLTLWFSLVPVVIGVSMASLTELSFNWTGFINAMISNISFTLRSVYSKKAMTDMDSTNLYAYISIIALLVCIPPAIIIEGPQLVQHGFKDAIAKVGLTKLVSNLLVVGLFYHLYNQVATNTLERVTPLTHAVGNVLKRVFVIGFSIIVFGNRITTQTGIGTCIAIAGVALYSFIKAKIEEEKTGN from the exons ATGGCGGCGGCCAGGACCCTCCTGGCCACcgtcagcggcggcgccgcggtcGCCGGCCCTCGACGGTTGCGCTCCCGAGGGTCCCAGTCGACGtcgctcggcgtcggcggcgcccacCTCGCCTGCCGGAGGCAGCTCCTCCTCGGTTCCTTCTCCGCTGCCGCCTTGTCTTCCCTGCCGAGTAGGCGGCTCCGCCGCACGCcggtcgcctccgcctcgtcggACTCCACCGG GGAAGCAAAGCCTGTGGGATTTGCAGAGAGATACCCTGCTCTTGTGActggtttctttttcttcatgtG GTATTTTCTGAACGTGATATTTAACATCCTTAACAAGAAGATCTTCGACTACTTCCCCTATCCATA TTTTGTGTCGGTGAGCCATCTTTCGGTAGGAGTCTTGTACTGCCTTGTTGGCTGGACTTTTGGTCTCCCAAAGCGCGCG CCGATCAACTCAACGGTTCTGAAGCTGCTATTCCCAGTTGCTGTTTGCCATGCTATTGGTCATGTAACAAGCACCGTGTCCTTTGCCGCTGTGGCTGTCTCATTTGCCCACACCATTAAGG CTCTTGAACCATTTTTCAATGCGGCTGCTTCACAGTTTATCCTTGGCCAGCAAGTTCCGTTGACGCTGTGGTTCTCTCTTGTTCCAGTTGTGATCG GTGTTTCAATGGCATCTCTCACTGAACTTTCATTCAATTGGACTGGTTTCATTAATGCCATGATTTCTAATATCTCCTTCACCTTACGGAGCGTTTACTCCAAGAAGGCTATG ACTGACATGGATAGCACTAACCTGTATGCCTACATCTCAATAATTGCTCTCCTTGTCTGCATTCCTCCTGCAATTATT ATTGAAGGACCTCAGCTAGTGCAGCATGGATTCAAAGATGCAATTGCTAAAGTTGGACTAACAAAGTTGGTTTCTAATCTCCTAGTGGTTGGCTTGTTCTATCACCTTTATAACCAG GTTGCTACAAACACATTGGAACGGGTGACCCCTCTAACACATGCTGTTGGCAATGTGTTAAAACGTGTCTTCGTCATTGGCTTCTCAATCATCGTTTTTG GCAACAGGATTACCACACAAACAGGAATTGGCACTTGTATTGCAATAGCTGGTGTTGCACTCTATTCTTTTATCAAGGCTAAGATTGAAGAGGAGAAAACG GGTAACTGA
- the LOC121054388 gene encoding RING-H2 finger protein ATL67-like, whose amino-acid sequence MFLSGFSPAAHHDHGGGQPGGGGSPFDEDGDRTLVVLLTFGVFFSFVILYLVAGLIWAVVITASAVVLSFLFLRVRRRRAAPVAGRGGGGGAANDVVFIVGAHHQAARSSDGAGAIVSAIPSFEYKRVNGGGGDEGGGGAAAAGGWAQCVICLGLVQVGEVVRRLPACKHLFHVECIDAWLSAHSTCPICRADVVELAAGRLEPPV is encoded by the coding sequence ATGTTCCTCTCCGGgttctcgccggcggcgcaccacgaccacggcggcggccagccgGGTGGCGGTGGTAGCCCGttcgacgaggacggcgaccgcACGCTGGTGGTGCTGCTCACCTTCGgcgtcttcttctccttcgTCATCCTctacctcgtcgccggcctcaTCTGGGCCGTCGTCATCACGGCCTCCGCCGTCGTGCTGTCGTTCCTGTTCCTCAGggtccgccggcgccgcgccgcgccggtggcggggcgaggaggaggaggcggcgcggccaaCGACGTGGTCTTCATAGTCGGGGCTCACCACCAGGCTGCTCGgagcagcgacggcgccggcgccatcgtGTCCGCGATCCCGTCGTTCGAGTACAAGAGggtgaacggcggcggcggcgacgagggcggcggcggcgcggcggcggcgggcgggtggGCGCAGTGCGTGATATGCCTGGGGCTGGtgcaggtcggcgaggtggtGCGGCGGCTGCCGGCGTGCAAGCACCTGTTCCACGTGGAGTGCATCGACGCGTGGCTGAGCGCGCACTCGACGTGCCCGATCTGCCGCGCCGACGTcgtcgagctcgccgccggccggttAGAACCGCCGGTGTGA
- the LOC102708438 gene encoding uncharacterized protein LOC102708438 has product MAADWAWARRAWEKWAGKHVGVSGKPVKAALLLNYDPTGPSRLLPVVAEQEGTELKAVDLQPFLDFVRRNNLQMEFFSIGSNQYLVTSINEHWFCARCVNGIQPEGEGVIVMEIGAYLLVCMYDGSLCSASQAMVAVDQFAWHFNRRAH; this is encoded by the exons ATGGCCGCGGACTGGGCTTGGGCGCGCCGGGCGTGGGAGAAGTGGGCGGGGAAGCACGTCGGCGTTTCCG GGAAGCCGGTCAAGGCGGCGCTGCTGCTCAACTACGACCCGACCGGGCCGTCTCGCCTCCTCCCCGTCGT AGCAGAGCAAGAAGGAACTGAACTGAAAGCTGTTGATCTGCAACCATTTCTGGACTTTGTTCGACGGAACAATCTGCAGATGGAATTCTTCTCTATTGGCTCAAACCAGT ATTTGGTCACCTCGATCAATGAACACTGGTTCTGTGCTCGCTGTGTCAATGGAATACAGCCAGAAGGTGAAGGAGTTATAGTCATGGAGATTGGAGCTTATTTGTTAGTTTGTAT GTATGATGGTTCTCTTTGTTCTGCTTCACAAGCCATGGTGGCCGTTGATCAGTTTGCATGGCACTTTAATCGAAGAGCTCACTAA
- the LOC102714189 gene encoding uncharacterized protein LOC102714189 has translation MYFLALLTLVLLCAANTLGFSFVVARILRTDRSKLTVRRSTKYILVFACVVEAAVLLASLRLAADRHALLRYVDHMRSQIATLKDELKQYEQPFTALRDYIGLGVVDLGNAIRSLRDKEEHLMKEYQALKLDIEQMKSEIRSLQHEKEGRGDLKESVGGTSNQQNQRKNHKIKQPVINDIIESLRAKATKLQQVKISLPWEKLKKAKNIFSMDFKLRP, from the exons atgtaCTTCCTGGCGCTGCTCACCCTCGTCCTCCTCTGCGCCGCCAACACCCTCGGCTTCTCCTTCGTGGTGGCCAGGATCCTCCGCACCGACCGCTCCAAGCTGACCGTCCGCAGGTCGACCAAGTACATCCTCGTCTTCGCCTGCGTCGTCGAGGCCGCCGTCCTgctcgcctccctccgcctcgccgccgaccgccacGCCCTCCTCCGCTACGTCGACCACATGCGCTCCCAGATCGCAACCCTCA AGGATGAGTTGAAGCAGTACGAGCAACCGTTCACTGCGTTGAGAGACTATATTGGCCTCGGCGTTGTAGACCTGGGAAACGCCATTCGAAGCCTAC GTGATAAGGAGGAACATCTAATGAAGGAATATCAAGCCCTGAAGCTCGACATTGAGCAAATGAAATCTGAAATACGGTCTCTTCAACatgagaaggaagggagaggCGATCTtaag GAATCTGTAGGTGGTACCTCAAACCAGCAAAATCAGAGGAAGAACCACAAAATAAA GCAACCAGTGATAAATGATATTATCGAGTCATTACGAGCCAAAGCAACAAAGTTGCAGCAGGTCAAGATAAG ctTACCTTGGGAGAAGTTGAAGAAAGCCAAGAATATATTCAGCATGGATTTCAAACTAAGGCCGTAG